The proteins below come from a single Argentina anserina chromosome 1, drPotAnse1.1, whole genome shotgun sequence genomic window:
- the LOC126805135 gene encoding dolichyl-diphosphooligosaccharide--protein glycosyltransferase subunit STT3A: MEASEPSSGKTLRNAFGNVLSFFILILIGVLAFSIRLFSVIKYESVIHEFDPYFNYRVTQFLTKNGIYDFWNWFDDRTWYPLGRVIGGTVYPGLTLTAGTLWWLLNSLNIPLSVETICVFTAPIFSAFTSWAAYLLTREVKGTGAGLTAAALIAMVPSYISRSVAGSYDNEAVAIFALVFTFYLYIKTLNTGSLFYATLNALAYFYMVCSWGGYTFIINLIPIHVLMCIVTGRYSSRLYIAYAPLVVLGTLLAALVPVVGFNAVMTSEHFASFLVFIIIHVVAFVYYIKGVLSPKMFKVAVTLVLSIGAVICCAVIAVLVALVASSPTKGWSGRSLSLLDPTYASKYIPIIASVSEHQPPTWPSYFMDINVLAFLVPAGIIACFSPLSDASSFVILYIVTSVYFSGVMVRLMLVLAPAACITSGIALSEAFEVFTRSIKFQFPGLPGLSPVEAEVTSTDSPVPLNEVPKADKGGETLKERPSRKNRKKEKEPMEKPSIKIRIEKKLLVLPFEGSILALFLLVLLGAFYVVHCVWAAAEAYSAPSIVLTSHSHDGLHVFDDFREAYAWLSHNTEVDDKVASWWDYGYQTTAMANRTVIVDNNTWNNTHIATVGTAMSSPEKAAWEIFNSLDVKYVLVVFGGLVGYPSDDINKFLWMVRIGGGVFPHIKEPDYLRDGQYRIDNQATPTMLNCLMYKLSYYRFVDTDGKGFDRVRRTEIGKKHFKLTHFEEVFTTHHWMVRIYKLKSPKNRIRGKTKKSKSKSTSTISGQRSGNRKNPWN, encoded by the exons ATGGAGGCCTCCGAGCCCTCCAGCGGTAAAACCTTGAGGAATGCTTTCGGTAATGTCCTCTctttcttcatcctcatcctgATCGGCGTTCTCGCTTTCTCGATCCGTCTCTTCTCC GTTATAAAGTACGAGAGTGTTATTCACGAGTTTGATCCTTATTTCAATTACAGAGTCACTCAG TTTCTGACAAAGAATGGGATATATGACTTTTGGAACTGGTTCGATGACCGGACCTG GTATCCTCTTGGTCGTGTGATTGGTGGAACTGTTTACCCTGGATTGACCTTGACAGCAGGAACCCTATGGTG GTTGCTGAATTCATTAAATATTCCTCTTTCGGTGGAAACTATTTGTGTATTTACAGCGCCTATATTCTCTGCTTTCACATCCTGGGCAGCTTATCTTCTGACTCGG GAAGTTAAGGGCACTGGTGCTGGACTAACTGCTGCAGCTCTTATTGCGATG GTCCCATCTTACATTTCGCGTTCTGTAGCTGGAAGCTATGACAATGAAGCTGTGGCTATTTTTGCTTTGGTCTTCACTTTCTATCTCTACATAAAG ACTCTGAATACAGGATCCCTCTTCTATGCAACTCTTAATGCCCTAGCATACTTTTACATG GTTTGCTCTTGGGGAGGCTACACATTTATTATCAATCTTATTCCAATCCATGTGCTTATGTGCATTGTAACTGGTCGGTACTCATCGCGGCTGTACATTGCCTATGCTCCTCTT GTTGTCTTGGGAACATTATTAGCTGCTTTGGTGCCTGTTGTTGGATTTAATGCAGTCATGACATCCGAACATTTTGCATCCTTCTTG GTTTTTATAATTATACATGTGGTCGCATTTGTATACTATATCAAAGGGGTTCTTTCTCCTAAAATGTTCAAAGTTGCTGTGACACTTGTTCTCTCTATTGGCGC GGTAATATGCTGTGCTGTGATAGCAGTGCTGGTAGCTTTGGTAGCTTCAAGCCCAACAAAGGGATGGAGTGGGCGAAGTCTGAGTCTTCTTGATCC aacCTATGCAAGCAAGTACATCCCGATTATTGCCAGTGTTAGTGAACATCAACCTCCTACTTGGCCCTCGTACTTTATGGACATTAATGTGTTGGCATTCTTAGTTCCAGCGGGCATAATT GCATGCTTTTCACCCTTATCAGATGCAAGCTCTTTTGTCATCCTGTATATAGTAACGTCAGTTTATTTCTCTGGAGTTATG GTACGGCTTATGCTGGTACTTGCTCCAGCAGCATGCATTACTTCCGGAATTGCTCTCTCTGAAGCTTTTGAAGTTTTCACACGATCAATCAAGTTTCAGTTCCCTGGATTACCAGGGCTTTCACCAGTTGAG GCAGAGGTGACCAGTACTGATAGCCCTGTGCCACTGAATGAAGTGCCTAAGGCTGATAAAGGTGGAGAGACATTAAAGGAGAGACCCTCAAGAAAGAACAGGAAGAAGGAAAAAGAACCAATGGAAAAGCCTTCTATCAAAATTCGAATAGAAAAGAAGCTTCTGGTGCTACCTTTTGAGGGATCGATTCTTGCTCTTTTTCTACTGGTGCTGCTGGGTGCCTTCTATGTG GTTCATTGTGTCTGGGCAGCAGCAGAAGCATATTCAGCCCCATCCATTGTTCTAACATCTCATTCACATGACGGTCTCCATGTGTTTGATGATTTTAGAGAGGCTTATGCATGGCTAAGCCACAATACTGAGGTGGATGATAAA GTTGCATCTTGGTGGGATTATGGTTACCAAACCACTGCCATGGCTAACCGTACTGTCATTGTTGATAATAATACCTGGAACAACACTCATATTGCAACAGTTGGTACAGCCATGTCTTCTCCAGAAAAGGCCGCGTGGGAAATTTTCAACTCATTGGATGTAAAATATGTTCTTGTTGTTTTTGGAG GTCTTGTTGGGTACCCCAGTGATGATATCAATAAATTCCTGTGGATGGTCCGTATTGGAGGTGGTGTATTTCCTCATATCAAGGAACCTGATTATTTA AGAGACGGTCAGTATCGGATTGACAATCAGGCCACCCCTACCATGCTAAATTGTCTCATGTACAAGCTCTCTTATTACAG GTTTGTGGACACAGATGGTAAAGGCTTTGATAGGGTGAGGCGAACAGAAATAGGAAAGAAGCATTTCAAACTAACCCATTTTGAAGAG GTCTTTACAACTCACCATTGGATGGTTCGGATATACAAACTAAAATCACCAAAGAACCGAATCAGAGGAAAGACTAAAAAGTCAAAATCG AAATCAACCTCTACGATTAGTGGACAAAGAAGTGGAAATAGAAAGAATCCATGGAACTAA
- the LOC126796683 gene encoding SNW/SKI-interacting protein, with the protein MAALKELLPPAKSTTATYYDHSNDSWFKQRFSTETEAEKAAVVKPKAVPPYLKRQGFVPRKVEDFGDGGAFPEIHIAQYPLGMGRDKLAKPGSKVLPVTVDSKGNISYDAIVKQNENSRKIVYSQHKDIVPMILKNEEDMMSEEEDEELQKEIEETTAETKAALEKIVNVRLSAAQPKNVATQSSDSKFIKYKPSQKSLAFNSGAKERIIRMVEMPVDPLEPPKFKHKRVPRASGSPPVPVLHSPPRPVSVKDQQDWKIPPCISNWKNPKGYTIPLDKRLAADGRGLQDVQINDNFAKLSESLYVAEQKARDAVELRSKVQREMLQKEKDRKEQELRALAQKARSERTGAAPPASFSMPSERAGMDTDRRDGDYERHREKEMDYPKETREEKEQRLQREKIREERRRERERERRLEAKDAAMGKKSKITRDRDRDVSEKVALGMASSGAGRGGEVMYDQRLFNQEKGMGSGFATDDQYNVYDKGLFTAQPTLSTLYRPKKDTDAEMYGGADEQLDKIMKTDRFKPDKGFSGASEKAGGPRDGPLEFEKDTEEADPFGLDQFMTTINKGKKAIDRVGKGGTMNATAGSSMRDSSDTGSGRSRIGFERGSR; encoded by the coding sequence ATGGCGGCTCTGAAGGAGCTTCTTCCGCCAGCGAAATCGACCACCGCCACTTATTACGACCACTCGAACGATTCGTGGTTCAAGCAGCGGTTCAGTACAGAGACCGAGGCCGAAAAGGCTGCTGTGGTGAAGCCCAAGGCTGTGCCTCCTTACCTGAAGCGTCAAGGTTTTGTGCCGAGGAAGGTGGAGGACTTTGGAGATGGGGGCGCGTTCCCGGAGATTCATATCGCTCAGTACCCGCTCGGCATGGGCAGGGACAAGTTGGCGAAGCCTGGGAGTAAGGTTCTTCCGGTGACTGTTGATTCGAAGGGGAATATATCTTATGATGCGATTGTTAAGCAGAATGAGAATTCGAGGAAGATTGTGTATTCCCAGCATAAGGATATTGTGCCGATGATTTTGAAGAATGAGGAGGATATGATGAGTGAGGAGGAGGACGAGGAGTTGCAGAAGGAGATTGAGGAGACAACAGCAGAGACGAAAGCTGCACTTGAGAAGATTGTGAATGTGAGACTGAGCGCTGCACAGCCGAAGAATGTGGCGACGCAGTCGTCGGATTCGAAGTTTATCAAGTATAAGCCGTCTCAGAAGTCGTTGGCTTTTAATTCTGGTGCCAAGGAGAGGATTATTAGGATGGTCGAGATGCCTGTTGACCCACTTGAGCCTCCAAAGTTCAAGCATAAGCGTGTTCCAAGGGCTTCCGGGTCACCACCTGTCCCAGTCCTGCATTCCCCACCTCGGCCAGTGTCTGTGAAAGACCAGCAGGATTGGAAGATTCCACCTTGCATTTCAAACTGGAAGAATCCAAAAGGATATACAATCCCATTGGACAAACGTTTGGCTGCTGATGGAAGAGGTCTTCAAGACGTTCAGATTAATGATAATTTTGCAAAGCTTTCCGAGTCTTTGTATGTAGCAGAGCAGAAGGCTAGGGACGCAGTTGAGTTGAGATCTAAAGTTCAGAGGGAGATGCTGCAGAAGGAGAAGGATAGGAAAGAGCAGGAGCTCCGGGCTTTAGCTCAAAAAGCTCGTTCTGAGAGAACAGGAGCTGCACCCCCAGCTTCCTTTTCGATGCCTTCTGAGAGGGCAGGCATGGATACTGATAGGAGAGATGGGGATTATGAGCGTCATAGGGAAAAGGAGATGGATTACCCCAAGGAGAcaagagaggagaaagaacAGAGGTTGCAACGGGAGAAGATCCGTGAGGAGAGACGGCGAGAGAGGGAAAGGGAGAGAAGGTTGGAAGCCAAAGATGCTGCAATGggaaagaaaagtaaaatCACAAGAGATAGGGATCGTGATGTTAGTGAGAAAGTGGCCCTTGGCATGGCTTCTTCTGGAgcaggaagaggaggagaggTTATGTATGACCAGAGGCTGTTTAACCAGGAGAAGGGAATGGGCTCTGGGTTTGCTACTGATGACCAGTACAATGTTTATGATAAGGGCTTGTTCACTGCACAGCCTACACTGTCCACTTTATACAGGCCAAAGAAGGATACCGATGCTGAGATGTATGGAGGGGCTGATGAGCAATTGGATAAGATTATGAAGACTGATCGCTTTAAACCTGACAAAGGATTCTCAGGAGCTTCTGAGAAGGCTGGTGGTCCGAGAGATGGacctcttgaatttgagaaggATACCGAAGAAGCTGATCCATTTGGTCTCGACCAGTTCATGACAACCATAAATAAGGGAAAGAAGGCCATTGACAGAGTTGGCAAAGGAGGGACGATGAATGCAACTGCTGGGTCTTCTATGCGAGATAGCTCTGATACGGGATCCGGGAGAAGTCGTATCGGGTTCGAAAGGGGGAGCCGCTAA
- the LOC126787665 gene encoding protein phosphatase 1 regulatory inhibitor subunit PPP1R7 homolog has protein sequence MDDQTKPPPNHDDPTAEDDGDSSSTVLDLTSCQLHSLESVDLPPSLTELDLTANRLSTLDTRISALSSLAKLSFRQNLLEDAAVEPISAWTALSGLEELVLRDNKLRKIPDASIFQKLLVFDVSFNEITSLQGMSKVSSNLKELYVSKNEVTKIEEIDHLHELQILELGSNRLRVMQSLENMTKLQELWLGRNRIKVVDLCGLKCIKKISLQSNRLTSMAGFEGCVALEELYLSHNGISKMEGLSTLVSLRVLDVSNNKLTAVNDIENLTMLEDLWLNDNQIESIEGIAEAVVGSREKLATIYLEHNPCAKSPNYSAALKQTFPNIQQIDSYMFA, from the exons ATGGACGACCAAACCAAACCACCGCCGAATCACGACGATCCAACGGCCGAGGACGACGGCGATTCCTCCTCCACCGTCCTCGATCTCACCAGCTGCCAACTCCACTCCCTCGAATCGGTTGACTTACCGCCGAGTCTCACCGAGCTAGACCTCACCGCCAACCGCCTCTCCACCTTGGACACTCGCATTTCCGCCCTCTCCAGCCTCGCCAAGCTCTCCTTCCGCCAGAACCTCCTCGAAGACGCCGCCGTCGAGCCGATCTCCGCCTGGACCGCCCTCTCCGGCCTCGAG GAATTGGTGCTGAGGGATAATAAGCTGAGGAAAATACCAGACGCGAGTATCTTCCAGAAGCTTCTGGTTTTCGACGTCTCCTTCAATGAGATTACATCGCTTCAGGGAATGTCCAAGGTCTCCAGCAACCTCAAGGAGCTCTATGTCTCCAAGAATGAAGTTACGAAGATCGAGGAGATTGATCACCTCCATGAGCTTCAAATTCTCGAGCTCGGTTCGAATCGGCTGAGG GTGATGCAGAGTCTGGAGAATATGACAAAGTTACAAGAGCTATGGCTGGGCCGGAATCGTATCAAGGTTGTTGATTTATGTGGGCTGAAGTGCATCAAGAAGATTAGCTTGCAAAGCAATCGGCTAACTTCCATGGCTGGATTTGAG gGTTGCGTTGCGCTGGAGGAACTGTACTTGAGCCATAATGGTATTTCCAAAATGGAAGGCCTCTCGACGTTGGTTAGCCTGCGTGTGTTGGATGTATCTAATAACAAGCTAACAGCAGTGAATGATATTGAAAACTTGACAAT GTTAGAAGACCTGTGGCTTAATGACAACCAGATAGAATCAATTGAAGGCATTGCTGAGGCTGTTGTTGGTTCAAGAGAGAAGCTGGCTACTATCTATCTCGAACACAATCCATGT GCAAAATCTCCCAACTATTCTGCTGCATTGAAACAGACCTTCCCGAACATTCAGCAGATTGATTCTTATATGTTTGCTTAA
- the LOC126791075 gene encoding cell division cycle protein 27 homolog B isoform X2 codes for MEAILRDAVHHSLRDFLHRNAIFLCERLCAEFPSETNLQLLAGCYLHSNQAYAAYHILKGTQVAQSRYLFAMSCYQMNLLHEAEAALSPANEPSAEVPNGAAGHYLLGLIYRYTDRRKSAIQHFKQALTIDPLMWAAYEELCVLGSAEEAAVVFGEAASVTIQKQYLHHGLASQSLLTTNDDCNLVYGRNFSFEDVSPRQLKLVQGSNTRDSFGNSHVIGVSGQPTNGSSNISFYNTPSPMPMQLSGTAPPPVCRAPPVYLSSGTDSSPRSTISSTIQSGRRKFVDEGKLRKISSRLSFDSGNRRSNRLAAEAAANTNASVSMAAGNGTTNSSKIGSSKLGSVARSLASRKGQPWANENLDEGVRNEAFDDSRSNTASISGFTPTSETRYLEQDGATLSVGGGIMNASKVMSGASELLNLLRILGEGYRLSCMYKCQDALDAFLKLSYKHYNTSWVLCQVGKAYSELLDYFEADRAFSRARQASPYSLEGMDIYSTVLYLLNEDMKLSYLAQELLSTDRLAPQSWCAMGNCYSLQKDHETALKNFQRAVQLNSKFTYAHTLCGHEYVALDDFENGMKSYQSALRLDARHYNSWFGLGMIYFRQEKFEFAEHHFRMANQINPCSSVIASNLGTALHALQRSDEALAIMEKAIRADEKNPVPMYHKANILMSLEKFDEALAVLEELNEYSPRESSVHALMGRIYKRRNMHDKAMLHFGIALDLKPSTADVTAIKAAIERLLVPDELEDSL; via the exons ATGGAGGCCATACTCCGAGACGCCGTCCACCACAGCCTCCGCGATTTCCTCCACCGCAACGCCATTTTCCTCTGCGAGCGTCTCTGCGCCGAGTTCCCCTCCGAG ACGAATTTGCAATTGTTGGCTGGATGCTACTTGCATAGTAATCAAGCTTATGCAGCGTACCATATTTTAAAGG GTACACAAGTGGCTCAATCCCGCTATTTGTTTGCAATGTCGTGCTATCAGATGAATCTTCTCCATGAAGCAGAAGCAGCATTGTCCCCTGCTAATGAGCCTAGTGCAGAG GTTCCAAATGGCGCAGCTGGTCATTACCTTCTTGGGCTTATTTATAG GTATACTGATAGAAGGAAAAGTGCCATTCAGCACTTTAAACAAGCTTTGACTATAGACCCTTTAATGTGGGCTGCGTATGAAGAGCTCTGTGTGCTAG GTTCTGCTGAAGAAGCAGCTGTGGTTTTTGGGGAAGCTGCTTCTGTTACCATACAAAAACAGTACTTGCATCATGGATTAGCTTCTCAAAGTTTGCTGACGACAAACGATGATTGCAATTTAGTTTATGGAAGGAACTTTAGCTTTGAAGATGTTAGTCCAAGACAATTGAAACTTGTCCAAGGCAGTAATACAAGAGATAGTTTTGGAAATTCGCATGTTATAGGAGTTTCTGGTCAGCCTACAAACGGAAGTTCTAACATATCTTTCTATAACACTCCTTCGCCAATGCCTAtgcag TTGTCCGGTACCGCTCCCCCGCCGGTGTGCAGAGCCCCTCCGGTGTACCTTAGCTCTGGTACTGATAGCTCTCCTAGGTCAACGATAAGCTCTACCATTCAATCTGGGAGAAGAAAATTTGTTGATGAAGGAAAACTTCGAAAG ATTTCAAGTAGATTATCTTTTGATTCTGGCAACAGAAGGAGCAATAGACTTGCTGCTGAAGCAGCTGCTAACACCAATGCAAGTGTGTCCATGGCAGCTGGAAATGGAACTACAAATTCTTCTAAAATTGGAAGTTCTAAGTTGGGCTCTGTAGCACGCTCTTTGGCAAGTCGTAAGGGTCAGCCATGGGCCAATGAAAACCTTGATGAAG GCGTACGGAATGAGGCATTCGATGATTCCCGTTCAAATACAGCATCCATCTCTGGTTTTACTCCTACTAGTGAAACCAGATATCTTGAACAAGATGGAGCTACGCTGTCAGTTGGTGGAGGTATTATGAATGCTTCAAAAGTTATGAGCGGTGCTTCAGAATTATTGAACCTGTTGAGAATTCTTGGGGAAGGTTATAGGCTTTCATGCATGTACAAGTGCCAG GACGCACTAGATGCCTTTCTGAAACTTTCATACAAGCATTACAATACAAGCTGGGTACTCTGCCAG GTTGGAAAAGCTTATTCTGAATTGCTAGATTATTTTGAAGCTGATAGGGCCTTCAGTCGGGCTAGGCAGGCATCACCTTACAGTTTAGAAGGAATGGATATATATTCCACAGTTCTTTAT CTTTTGAACGAAGATATGAAGTTAAGTTACTTGGCACAAGAGCTCTTATCAACTGATCGCTTAGCTCCTCAGTCTTG GTGTGCAATGGGAAATTGCTATAGCTTGCAGAAAGATCATGAAACTGCTCTGAAGAATTTCCAGCGAGCTGTTCAACTTAATTCAAAATTCACATATGCACATACCCTTTGTGGTCATGA ATATGTAGCCCTAGATGATTTTGAGAATGGAATGAAGAGCTATCAGAGTGCACTTCGTCTAGACGCAAGGCATTATAATTCCTGGTTTGGGCTTGGAATGATATATTTTCGGCAAGAGAAGTTTGAGTTTGCAGAGCATCACTTCCGGATGGCTAACCAAATTAATCCGTGTTCCTCTGTTATTGCGTCTAATCTCGGCACAGCATTGCATGCTTTACAG AGAAGTGATGAAGCTTTAGCAATAATGGAGAAGGCTATCAGAGCAGATGAGAAGAATCCTGTCCCCATGTATCATAAGGCTAATATATTAATGAGCTTAGAGAAGTTTGATGAAGCTTTAGCAGTCTTGGAGGAGCTTAATGAATACTCTCCTCGTGAAAGTAGTGTGCATGCTTTGATGGGCAGGATTTATAAGCGGCGAAACATGCACGACAAAGCAATGCTTCATTTTGGCATTGCATTGGATTTGAAACCATCTACAGCTGATGTCACTGCCATTAAG GCTGCCATTGAGAGGTTACTTGTACCAGATGAATTAGAAGACAGCTTGTAG
- the LOC126791075 gene encoding cell division cycle protein 27 homolog B isoform X1 — translation MEAILRDAVHHSLRDFLHRNAIFLCERLCAEFPSETNLQLLAGCYLHSNQAYAAYHILKGTQVAQSRYLFAMSCYQMNLLHEAEAALSPANEPSAEVPNGAAGHYLLGLIYRYTDRRKSAIQHFKQALTIDPLMWAAYEELCVLGSAEEAAVVFGEAASVTIQKQYLHHGLASQSLLTTNDDCNLVYGRNFSFEDVSPRQLKLVQGSNTRDSFGNSHVIGVSGQPTNGSSNISFYNTPSPMPMQLSGTAPPPVCRAPPVYLSSGTDSSPRSTISSTIQSGRRKFVDEGKLRKVANNESAIRLISSRLSFDSGNRRSNRLAAEAAANTNASVSMAAGNGTTNSSKIGSSKLGSVARSLASRKGQPWANENLDEGVRNEAFDDSRSNTASISGFTPTSETRYLEQDGATLSVGGGIMNASKVMSGASELLNLLRILGEGYRLSCMYKCQDALDAFLKLSYKHYNTSWVLCQVGKAYSELLDYFEADRAFSRARQASPYSLEGMDIYSTVLYLLNEDMKLSYLAQELLSTDRLAPQSWCAMGNCYSLQKDHETALKNFQRAVQLNSKFTYAHTLCGHEYVALDDFENGMKSYQSALRLDARHYNSWFGLGMIYFRQEKFEFAEHHFRMANQINPCSSVIASNLGTALHALQRSDEALAIMEKAIRADEKNPVPMYHKANILMSLEKFDEALAVLEELNEYSPRESSVHALMGRIYKRRNMHDKAMLHFGIALDLKPSTADVTAIKAAIERLLVPDELEDSL, via the exons ATGGAGGCCATACTCCGAGACGCCGTCCACCACAGCCTCCGCGATTTCCTCCACCGCAACGCCATTTTCCTCTGCGAGCGTCTCTGCGCCGAGTTCCCCTCCGAG ACGAATTTGCAATTGTTGGCTGGATGCTACTTGCATAGTAATCAAGCTTATGCAGCGTACCATATTTTAAAGG GTACACAAGTGGCTCAATCCCGCTATTTGTTTGCAATGTCGTGCTATCAGATGAATCTTCTCCATGAAGCAGAAGCAGCATTGTCCCCTGCTAATGAGCCTAGTGCAGAG GTTCCAAATGGCGCAGCTGGTCATTACCTTCTTGGGCTTATTTATAG GTATACTGATAGAAGGAAAAGTGCCATTCAGCACTTTAAACAAGCTTTGACTATAGACCCTTTAATGTGGGCTGCGTATGAAGAGCTCTGTGTGCTAG GTTCTGCTGAAGAAGCAGCTGTGGTTTTTGGGGAAGCTGCTTCTGTTACCATACAAAAACAGTACTTGCATCATGGATTAGCTTCTCAAAGTTTGCTGACGACAAACGATGATTGCAATTTAGTTTATGGAAGGAACTTTAGCTTTGAAGATGTTAGTCCAAGACAATTGAAACTTGTCCAAGGCAGTAATACAAGAGATAGTTTTGGAAATTCGCATGTTATAGGAGTTTCTGGTCAGCCTACAAACGGAAGTTCTAACATATCTTTCTATAACACTCCTTCGCCAATGCCTAtgcag TTGTCCGGTACCGCTCCCCCGCCGGTGTGCAGAGCCCCTCCGGTGTACCTTAGCTCTGGTACTGATAGCTCTCCTAGGTCAACGATAAGCTCTACCATTCAATCTGGGAGAAGAAAATTTGTTGATGAAGGAAAACTTCGAAAGGTAGCTAACAATGAGTCAGCTATTCGATTG ATTTCAAGTAGATTATCTTTTGATTCTGGCAACAGAAGGAGCAATAGACTTGCTGCTGAAGCAGCTGCTAACACCAATGCAAGTGTGTCCATGGCAGCTGGAAATGGAACTACAAATTCTTCTAAAATTGGAAGTTCTAAGTTGGGCTCTGTAGCACGCTCTTTGGCAAGTCGTAAGGGTCAGCCATGGGCCAATGAAAACCTTGATGAAG GCGTACGGAATGAGGCATTCGATGATTCCCGTTCAAATACAGCATCCATCTCTGGTTTTACTCCTACTAGTGAAACCAGATATCTTGAACAAGATGGAGCTACGCTGTCAGTTGGTGGAGGTATTATGAATGCTTCAAAAGTTATGAGCGGTGCTTCAGAATTATTGAACCTGTTGAGAATTCTTGGGGAAGGTTATAGGCTTTCATGCATGTACAAGTGCCAG GACGCACTAGATGCCTTTCTGAAACTTTCATACAAGCATTACAATACAAGCTGGGTACTCTGCCAG GTTGGAAAAGCTTATTCTGAATTGCTAGATTATTTTGAAGCTGATAGGGCCTTCAGTCGGGCTAGGCAGGCATCACCTTACAGTTTAGAAGGAATGGATATATATTCCACAGTTCTTTAT CTTTTGAACGAAGATATGAAGTTAAGTTACTTGGCACAAGAGCTCTTATCAACTGATCGCTTAGCTCCTCAGTCTTG GTGTGCAATGGGAAATTGCTATAGCTTGCAGAAAGATCATGAAACTGCTCTGAAGAATTTCCAGCGAGCTGTTCAACTTAATTCAAAATTCACATATGCACATACCCTTTGTGGTCATGA ATATGTAGCCCTAGATGATTTTGAGAATGGAATGAAGAGCTATCAGAGTGCACTTCGTCTAGACGCAAGGCATTATAATTCCTGGTTTGGGCTTGGAATGATATATTTTCGGCAAGAGAAGTTTGAGTTTGCAGAGCATCACTTCCGGATGGCTAACCAAATTAATCCGTGTTCCTCTGTTATTGCGTCTAATCTCGGCACAGCATTGCATGCTTTACAG AGAAGTGATGAAGCTTTAGCAATAATGGAGAAGGCTATCAGAGCAGATGAGAAGAATCCTGTCCCCATGTATCATAAGGCTAATATATTAATGAGCTTAGAGAAGTTTGATGAAGCTTTAGCAGTCTTGGAGGAGCTTAATGAATACTCTCCTCGTGAAAGTAGTGTGCATGCTTTGATGGGCAGGATTTATAAGCGGCGAAACATGCACGACAAAGCAATGCTTCATTTTGGCATTGCATTGGATTTGAAACCATCTACAGCTGATGTCACTGCCATTAAG GCTGCCATTGAGAGGTTACTTGTACCAGATGAATTAGAAGACAGCTTGTAG
- the LOC126797375 gene encoding lachrymatory-factor synthase-like, with protein sequence MEPATQMAHDQQQPKWEGVATAELLGPKAEQVWPFLEDFFGLHKWFPTLTTCLPVHGISGQPGCVRYCAGFKTPVDCEGDQPEPNWTKQELLSIDPSQMTYSYSIVDGNVGFNSYISTLKVVPKEDGCSIEWKYEVEPVEGWTLKDLDVFIDTGLQVMASRMKASLSPKLEV encoded by the coding sequence ATGGAACCTGCTACCCAAATGGCTCATGACCAGCAACAACCAAAATGGGAAGGCGTGGCTACGGCAGAGCTACTAGGCCCTAAAGCAGAACAAGTGTGGCCTTTTTTGGAGGACTTCTTCGGCCTGCACAAGTGGTTCCCAACCCTCACCACCTGCCTTCCTGTACATGGTATATCAGGACAACCAGGGTGCGTGCGCTACTGTGCCGGATTCAAGACTCCGGTTGATTGCGAAGGCGACCAGCCGGAGCCTAACTGGACGAAGCAGGAACTACTGTCCATAGACCCAAGCCAGATGACGTATAGCTACTCCATTGTAGATGGGAATGTTGGGTTCAACTCGTACATTTCGACTCTGAAAGTGGTGCCGAAGGAAGATGGGTGCAGCATTGAGTGGAAGTATGAGGTTGAGCCAGTGGAGGGTTGGACACTGAAGGATCTGGACGTGTTTATTGACACTGGCTTGCAAGTCATGGCTAGCAGAATGAAAGCTAGCCTCTCTCCTAAACTCGAAGTTTGA